From the Mus musculus strain C57BL/6J chromosome 10, GRCm38.p6 C57BL/6J genome, the window TTCTGAGCAATCTGGGAAATCAGAAAGGCTAATCAGAGCCACATGGAAAATAAAACACCAAGATTAACATAAGAGGGGCCATGAGATGGCTGGCTCAGGGGTAAAagtgcctgctgccatgccttgaaGAACTGAGTTTAGTCTGCAGGTCTGACATGCTGGAAAGATagaacaagctgtcctctgacctccacatgtgtaccCAGTACAAAATAAATACAGTAAATAAAGAATTAAACGCTTAACACATAAAAGAAGTCAGTTTGTAGAGGAAATGGGCACGGTGGCCTGCGTGCAATTCCAGCCGCAGAGGATCAAGGGAGGGGAAAGCAGAGCAGGCTCACTGAGAACCAGCTGTATCGATGAGCTCCGGGTTTGACTGAGAGAACCTGCCTCAGTGACTAAAGAACAATGGGGGATGATTCTGGACCTCAAcagtgtaccacatgcatgtgcatccacacatgcgtcacacacacacacacacacacacacacacacacacacacgcttgtgaaaatggagaaggaagaaggagacagacaggaagccTTTACTTACCTGGGTTTTTAACAAACAGAAACATTCTTGAGTAAAGCCTAAGTAACAGTGAATGGAGAGGCAGGGGCTACACAGGGCCATATTTCTTCAGTCTGATCCTTCGAGGGCTCTTTCCTCAGCTCTCTGTCCCACTTCCACCTTTGGGAGTGTTTTTCCTTTGTTAATAATCTgcctctatttctatttctagttAAAAGTCCCTGGAATAGTTATTTTGCCCCAGGACATAAAAGCCCGGGATTATATGCTATCTGAGCTCAACTTCATGGCCTAGCACTCCTAAGCATGTGCCTGACACTCTGGGCCTCCTCACtgtttctctgacctccatgactAACTTAAAGGACAAGACTCCTTCTTCATTTCCTCTGGCAGGATTTTCAGCTTGCCCCTactatttttttctcccaaactCTTAATAAAAATGTCTTTGGGATTCTTTCTGACTCATTTTATTAATGGGACTAAGGACCCCCAAGAAGATACTAAGTAACAAGTCTGACAGCCTCTTCTTTAGGGTTAAATGAATTAAGTGAAGAAATGTGCCAGGAAAGGCTGTGTGCTGACACAGAGTAACTAGTtcattctttgtctctgtccgtctcttggtgtctgtgtgtttctgtctctgtctcaatctCTCTGTTACTGAGGATAGAATCCAGGACCTTATAAATAAGAAGTAAGGGCTTCGCCACTAACTACATCACCAGCCCAAATACTATCTTTTTATTGGccctggaaatgtaattgaaccTAAAAGCCCCTTTCAGGAAGTATGTGGTTGATCCTTTTAATTAAGGGCTCTCACTAATAGGGCCGGGGAGGAGTGGCTCCCTGTACTGCTCCTAGAAAGAGAATGGAGTTAGGAGACAGAAGGGAGTAGGGCCAATTTGGAGATAGATGGAGTAAtccaaaacaattcttttcttaatttttatttattcacgttACATCGAGGTTGAAGCCCTGCCCCTAGTCCCACCCTcacaagtcccccccccccccatcccctcctctcctccttagagaaggggaagCTTCCCTTGGGTACCAGCCCagcctgggacatcaagtcattATAGGACTAAGCATGGTCTCTCCCACAGAATCCCGACTAGGCAGACCAGctgggggaaggggatccaatggcaggcagagtcagagacagccagcccctgctccaattgttaggagactcacaagaagaccaagctgcacatctgctataaatGGGTAGAGaatctaggtccagcccctgcactCTCCCAAAACAACTCTTATGGAATGGCAGGGAAAAGCCTACCTTGTTTGATTCAAGACGAAATTGGAGGCATGCTCACAGCCAGTAAGCATAAATAATTCATACGGTAGTTTGGCTAAAAATAGTTGAGTAGGTTTTTGTGGGTACCCATGGCTTTGCCTGTGCTAGGCAAATGTTCCATCACAGAACTTAATCAGAGACCATAGTTGCTGAGAAGGGATGGCTGAACGATCAGCTTTAAACAGGGCATTTATACCATGGCTTGCAAAGGTCAGGGAACAccaaggaagaggaagtggaaagaatataagagccaaAAGATGGGGAGAAAGGCTGTGGAATGCTATCTTGTGGACATGACACAGCTGAAGCGATTGTGATTTTTGGTTGGTCTCTATGCACtcctgcttgtcctggaactcactatggagaagagcctggtcttgaactcggaATGGTGGGAATAAAAGCACATACTATTACACTGGTTTACATTGTTAAATATCCATTGTTCAGGCTTCAACAAATAGCTCAAAACTCTTGGTTACACAGATGGTCCTGATTAAAAGCCAGTCAAAGAAAAAGACATAAATTGGAGAAAGGGATTTGTAAGACAGATCGGAGTTTGTAAAAGGTCCCCAGATGCTGGAAACCTGGAAAATGACTGAACCGGCCTGGCACCAAACACTAGGGAGTTCTCTAAACATCCTGCAAAGCCTCACAGTGGTCCAGGAAGGGGAGGGGCTTGCATATGTTGCGGTCGGGAATGCGGGTTCTGGGGAGCTCGGGTGGGGGGTGTGTCACAGTCCACGCCCGTGGAACGTGCCGCGAGATGGTTCTCGCGGGTGTGGAAGGCGCGGTGTAATGTTAGCCAATTAGAGGCGAGAGAGAGAAGCGACCAATGATAAACGTCTCTTTCGGATAGCTTTTTCAGCGAGACTCCAGTTTGGCGCACGCGCGTCTCGTTGAACTACGGGGCGCTGCAGAGCCAAGTGGGCAAAAGGGGCACCACTCCACACTCCCCAGTCACGTGACCCAGAAGCGGCAGAGTTCCACTGCAGTCAGGGACCTTTCCTATAGGCAAAGGTCATAGGGCCTTGTTTGGGGATGGGTGGAAGGGAGTTCTATGTAGTGGAGCTGAAGGCGCATCCTATTGAAAAGTGACCTCGGCTGAAGGCCAAAGGTCAAGAGTctggtgtgtgtggggagggtgggggagcgtACCCTAGGCTGCGCGATCCGATGGGGGTGTGGCCTTACGACTCAATGATGTAAGCGCGAGGCGGGCTCTCCGCTGAGCCCCAGTCCAGCGTTGAGGAGGGTGGGTTCTGCATGGGCTCGTTAACAGATAGGTAAGTAGGAATTTCAACCTTGTTTCGGTGCTACTGCGATCGCCTTGACCTGCTGTGGCCTACTTTTAGTTTGAAGGTGGTGACGTCAGGGGGCGGACTTAGCCTCACTGGGGCGTGGCTTTAAGTCCAGTCTAGATGCGTCTGTGGGCGTGGCCTGGCAGGTCGGGGAGGTGTGGCCCAGGTCCGGCGGACGATCCTGCTTCCGGATTAGATTATAGTACTAAGATTCTGGCTCTGTGCTTTCTTACTTAGGTTCTGCCTCATGGAAACTTCTGCGGCCGCTGCATCTGCGGGAggcttcttcccctccttcctgctCCTGGCGTTTGGGACGCTGGTGGCTGCCGTGCTGGGCGTCGCTCACAGACTGGGGCTCTTCTATCAGCTGATGCACAAGGTGCTTAGGGTAGAAGGAGGGCTAGGGGTAGGAGGAAGGCACTAAAGGTGTTTCTCCAGCTCATCCACTGTGCAGGTGTGGAAAGCGAGTCCCAGCTAGTCTAGAAGTGGCTGGTTGGGAGATTCTTTACAGAGCTCTGTCCCTTTGCCAAACTGTATATGGGCCTGGACTTTGTAACTAGTACGAGATAATGGGGAAATTGTCGTTGTCTGGACAGCACACATTCTCCGCCTACCTCCATACCCAGGGGCCTGAGTCATTTTAACAGAGCAGGCCTTTTAAACATAGTGAGATTGGTGGGCTGAAGGTAGGCAGGGGAGGGAATGGGCTCTGATAGTAAGCCCTTCTGAGGAACTGTCTTAGCATATTTCGTACCATCTTCACCAAAGTAAGTGctataatttctgtccttgtgccCACAAGAGGCAAATGATCTACAGAGAAGTTTAGTATTTTCTCTAGATGACAGATTTGGGAAAAGCTGACCCCACAAGTCATACTTATAAACCACTTGTTCCATTCTGAGAAATTCTTGCCCTTACCCAGTCCCTTTTCTTCTAGACAGGGACAGTGCCACTGACCTTGAAGTATGTAGGGATCGTGAAGCTACTGAGGCTTGGATGCTCAGGGTAGTCTGTGCCAGGAGTCACTTCCGTGCTAGGCATATGGCTGCTGGCAGCATGTCAGCTGGACCTGTGCCTCACTAGCAGAGGGAGGCAATAGGCTGGATGGAGTTAGCACTCCAAGTGCCAGGCCCTGCAGGGATACTAGGAAGCAGGCACACATCTAAGCCAGGGGCCTTCTGCCTCTTGCCAGGCTCTCCTGGATTCTCTGTAGATTTAACCTCTATCTCCTTTCTTCTCAACTGGCCCAGTATCTCTGGAGCAGGCATTATAATCTCCAGAGCCACTTAAGAACATAGGCTTTATCTCAGTCTGCTACTTGGTAGGCTGGGGAGAGATGGTCACAAATTCAAGCCCTGCCTAAGCTACATAAGGAGTTCAAAGCCTCGTGAGACCTTGTCCTAGTAAAAGCTgatgatatagctcagtggttagagtgctTGTCTAACACTATCTATGCCcagggttcaatcctcagtacagTTTCAAAAAGAACATTTCTTCTGTTGGAGTCTATCACTTGGGCAAGTCTTGGCATTTTTAGCTGTAggacaaagagaacaataaattTGCTAAGTCAGTGTACCCTTCTCTGAATTGGATTTAAAGTGGTATGTCTCTAACCAGAATCTAAGTTCGTCTGTCTTCTGACCTTACCCCTGCCTGTTCTTGTACCTGCTCCTGGGCTGGCCTCTGACTGTCTTGTTCCTCATCTCCTTTGACCCAGGTGGACAAGACAAGCATCCGGCATGGTGGAGAGAGTGTCGCAGCTGTGCTCCGAGCCCATGGTGTACGCTTTGTCTTCACATTGGTCGGTGGGCACATTTCCCCACTGCTGGTGGCCTGTGAGAAGCTGGGTATCCGAGTGGTAGACACACGCCACGAGGTCACTGCTGTCTTTGCTGCTGATGCTGTGGCCCGCCTGACTGGTAAGGACCAGGGACTAGCAGGACAGTGACATGGCCCCTGTGAATGAGAGGCAGGGGGTTTGGGGTAGGACGATGTTTGGGAGGATGGCATGGTTGTCACCAGCTCTTTCTTTCAGGgacagtgggtgtggcagcagtgaCAGCCGGTCCTGGCCTCACCAACACTGTGACTGCAGTGAAGAATGCACAAGTGGCACAGTCCCCAGTCCTGCTTTTGGGTGGAGCTGCCAGCACCCTGCTGCAGGTGCCTAGTCCTTAAGGGTAGGTGGGGTCCCCAAGACGGCTTCTCAAGCTTATCTGATAACTGTCCCTTGCCTTCTCTGCCAGAAACGGGGCGCACTTCAGGCCATTGATCAGATGTCTCTGTTCAGGCCACTCTGCAAGTTTTGTGCTTCTGTGCGAAGGGTACGGGACATTGTACCTACCCTGAGGACTGCAATAGCTGCTGCCCAGTCAGGCACCCCAGGTAGGTGGAGGAGGGAGCTGGACAGTAATCAAGCCCTGAAGCTTGGGGGTTGCTGCAACAGGTGCCATAGACTGAACCTCCCTACCCTGCAGGTCCAGTGTTTGTGGAGCTGCCTCTTGATGTACTATATCCTTACTTCATGGTTGAGAAGGAGATGATACCAACCAAGTTGCCCAATAGCCTCATGGGCCGTGTGGTTGTCTGGTGAGTCCTGCTATCCCCACTAtagctttcttccttcttttgccTCTTTTGTGGTCGTCTTCCTAAATGTATCCCTCTTTCTTTGTCTCATTCACTGAGTTCACATGGGCTTGGAGGAGCCAGCTCTAGGGAAAGTTTTCCTGGGAAAGTAACTcatgtgcaaaggtcctgaggcagGAGGGAACTTGGTAGGTCCAGCAAAGCAAGGCATGGCCCTTATGATCAGAAAGAGGAGATGGGCAGGCATAGAGCTTGAGAGATTTCcctgtcttccttttccttcttcttttcctccatctCTGCCACCTAGTTATCTCTagcttctccctttcctttttcttgccCCTTCCCTCTCAAATATTTAGTGGCCAGATCTATGTGCTAGATAGCAGAATAGGCAGGAGGTGACATCAGTGGACAAGATATTCAGGTTCTTATGCTCTGGTGTGCAAGAATTGTTTTGAGTGCCAGATCAAGCAAAGGGATTTTGTTTTGTGGCCTTGCCCAAAAAATTCCGGCCCAgattctgtgtagcccagactgttctggaacttgaaAATTCTCTTTCAGCCTCTCAAATGTTGGAATCACAGACAGGTGCCCCAGGTCTAGTCTTGTTAAGACTCCCTGATCTCCTGGTCTTtctgtcctcttctctccttgTCCTCTCTCTCAGTGTCACTTGGAAGACTGGCTCTTTCCCTGACTCtcctttacatatttttaattttaatggttttatgaGAGAGGAGGTAGCTTTGTACCCGTGCTGGCTCAGTATTAGTGTGAGTCCTCTTGTCTCAGTATCCCTGGTGCCggattctctctcctttttaaaccacagttcccccaccccctcctttttttcttggCCTCATTAACTCCCTATAGTCATGCCTTTAACAGACAAAACAGGTGTTGGCTCTGAGCTCTGActgcttcctgtgtgtctgtctttagtGAGATTGAGTGTTCCTTGAGGGCAAGGCCTGGGCAGGATTTCTTTTTGTGTCACAGGGTCTAAGAAACTCAAGGCCTGAGGCCTAGTGTGTAGGGAGACAGGAGGCACTGCAAGATCCGAATGGGTAACATTAACAACCACAGCCTGCATTTTGTAAagtgtttctctccttcccttgcaATGGTGGTGGAGATGGAACCTGAGGCTTCATATGTACTAGACCGGGCCTTTGCcgctgagccacactcccagacCACAATGTGCCTTATAACCTAAGACGGTAGATATGGGaacatccccattttacagaggaggaagATCAGAATGCTGAAGGAACTGGACCAAAGTCACACAGCTGAGGTGCTGTAGGGCTAGGGTCTAACTCACAACCCTAGTTTCTGTGCTGGCATTCTCCACCTGTTAATGTGTTTCGGGGAACTGTGTCAAGTTAGGGTGGCTTCCTGAAGGGTTGGAGTTGGAGACTTGGTCATTTAGTGTCTCGTATTATGGTTTGTCCTCCCTGATTCCTTTCCTGCCCCCTTGCTTTTCCTCAACCCCCAGAATCCTGTATTCACCACGGTAACTGGTTCCTCCCTGTTCTCACAGGTATTTACAGAACTGCCTGGCCAACCTCTTTGTTGGGGCTTGGGAACCTCGTCCCGAGGGACCTCTGCCCTTGGATATTCCCCAGGCATCTCCGCAGCAGGTAAATTAACTCTCTTTCCTGGCCTATGACTCTCATTTGGCAAGGTGTTGCTGATGTCTTTGGGCCAGCACTGGGACCTCTATCTTGTGGGCTGATGGCAACCCGACGATGAtcctttaataattttaaaaatgtatgtgtgtttgtgtattgtcTGTGTATCACCGCCTGCATGTGGGGGTCATGCAGGGGTCAGAgtacaactttgtggagttggttctctctttctgcttgtGCATGGGTTCTGGGGCGTCAACTCAGGCTTTCCAGGCAAGTGCTATTACCTGCTAGCTGTCTTGCCAACCTGTGGGATGGCTCTTTGGTCTCTACTTATCACTCCAGGTCCAGCGCTGTGTGGAGATCCTGAGCCGGGCCAAGAGGCCTCTGCTGGTACTGGGGAGCCAGGCCTTGCTGCCCCCGACCCCTGCCAACAAGCTTAGGTAAAAAGCTCCCACTCTCTCTTAAAATCATGGTCTTGGTTCCTGGTGTTCCAGTGGCCTTGGCCATACTGACATCTGTTCTACCTGGACCCCTTTCCCTGCCAGAGCTGCCGTGGAGACCCTGGGTGTCCCCTGCTTTCTAGGGGGGATGTCTCGGGGGCTGCTGGGCCGCAACCACCCTCTCCACATCCGGCAGAACCGCAGCGCTGCTCTGAAGAAAGCAGATGTTGTTGTCCTGGCAGGTAGGCTCagcctcctcttttccttcccttcatctGGCCCTGACATTGCCCGTCCTCATCTGTAGCACCCTTCCGTTGTGATCACTCATCTGTCTTCCTCTGCATGCACCCCCTTCTCTTCTAAAGGCCACTGAGCAAACTCACCCCAGACTGCAGCTTTGTGCTGTGACCTGGCTTCCCCTAGAGGATGTAAACCCTGTGGGCACTTGCTGTGTCTTATATACCTTTTTACACAAAGCATTTTCTATACCATCAGGCACAAAACAGCTTTTGCTCTGTACAGCTGTGTACTGCTTAAGGCAGACTGCATCCTGGAGATGTGTCCCTAAGTGGGTTTTTTGTGTGGATTTTGAGTGTGCATACACAAGCCAGTGGTTGGCTGGGACACAAGGCCACAGTCGTGTGTATGAACTGTTACCGACTGGAGTGTCGATAGGCTATACGGGACTATAATGGTACCCCATATTTAGTGGTGTTGATAGGCTATACAGGACTATAGTGGTACCCCGTATTTATTGGTTATGGTAAGTTCATGATTGCTCATGTCTTACCAGTAGGTCAGGTAACAATGCTCTGTTTGGCTGGGCTCATATATGAGCCAGGAGTTGGTAGGAGGTGGGGTGTCTGTCCCCGTGGCTAATTAGGTATGTCTTGGGTTGGGTAACTGAATCTCCACCTATGCTCCTCACACTACCCCTCAAGGTCCATTTGTCCCCAGTTCCCCAGTGCCACTCCTGGCAGACCAGCCTGGTGGGGTAATgtgcttactatttttattttcttctttgtggttTTGAGGCTAGAACCTAAAAACCAGGGTCTTACACATGATGAACAAGTATCATGtgctactactgagctacatacGCCCCAATCTCCATTGCCTCTTGAGTTCTTCTTGTCTCAGTGTGGCACACCATTGCTTTTGTCATGCTCTATCAGAGCCATTCAGGAAAAGCCTGTCCAGAATCGAGAGCTGTAAAGTCAGGCTGTCTAGATAGCctagtgggtaaaagtgcttgctgccaaatctgatgacctgagtttgatccctggaactcacagagtgaGAGTAGAAGATTGGCAAGTTGTCTTCTGTCCTAGTGCATGAAGCCCCCCTCTCCCCAATACATGTAAACAGCTGGAAAGTCCCTGCAAGTGGCACAGATGCAGGGAGAGTAGGGATGGGGACCGTTGTACACTCGGCGTGCCACAGTGAGCTGGAAGTGAGGTAGTGCTCATTGCCACCTCAGGCGCTGTGTGTGATTTCCGCCTGTCTTATGGCCGGGTCCTCAACCGCAAGAGCAGCATCATCATTGTCAACCGGAACCGGGATGATCTCTTGCTCAACTCGGACATCTTCTGGAAGCCTCAGGAGGCTGTGCAGGGTGAGTGTACCCCAAGGGACCCCACCATGTGCATGGTGTCTTCATCTTGCCTCTGCTGCATCTAGCTTGATTCAGTATCAGGTCTGGACCACTTGGGCAACCTGAGGCACACTTGCCTGCGGACTGAATGGGTGCTTCTGAAGGAGCGGAGGGGGAGGGTAGGCACAGAGGGAGGTTTGGGGTTTTGAGGTGACAACTCCTGAATGCTGTCTGTTGCTTTCAGCTGGACCAGCCTCTCCGTGAATCTTACCCTCCTCATTTTTGTCCCCTTGCCATGCCATCCTCTGGACACTGTTCTAAGGACCTGGGCTCTCTTGTAGCGTAGGCAGCAGGGTCCCTTTGATTTAGCTGGGGAAGTGGTACCACCTTGTGTGTTTGCGAAGGTCCCTCTTACAAGTTGGTGggcagcaggctgaggcagggaagAGCTGTTAAGAGGAGCTGGACAATCTGGGGATGCTGTTGCTTGCTTCCAGCTACTTggtgggagggaggtgggggaacAGAGAGGTGTGTTGGTATAACTTAGCAAAACCtatctcaaagtaaaataaaaagaactcgaGTGTCACACATGGTAGtgtatatttggtttttttttgttttgaaacagggtctcactatgtagctctggctgacttggaactcactatgtagaccagcttggccttgaactcacatagatctgcctccctctgccttccaagtgtagAGATTAaaagagtgtgccaccacaccccgtGATGATGGTACACATTTATAATCCCAATATCAAGCAGGAGGAACAACTGAGAATTTGAGCCAAACCCTGGTCGAACATTGAGTTTAAGGATAGCCTAGGCTACAGTGTGatatcttatctcaaaaaaaaaaaaaaaaaaaaaagcccaacagGGAGGCAGGGGTTTGCTAAgtttggtggcacaggcctttttaatcctagcactaaggaagcagaggcagggagatttctgagtttaggGCCAGCTTGTTATAcgtagagttccaggccagccagcaaGCACTGCAgagtaagatcctatctcaaaaaacaaagcaaaacaaaataaacaaggaaataaaaaatcaTAACCGAAATGAGCCTGACAAGATGTTAAGAAGGCAAAGGCACGCCCTTGCCAACCTGATGACCTGAAAttgagccccagaacccacatggcggAAAGACAGAGCCCCCCACTCTCAGTGTTGCTCACCCCCCCCATCTATACACACGGTAAGTCAATAAATGAAATAGTTTTGTTAGGTGTTGGAGTGTTTACTGGGGATGCTCTAGGcgctgggtttggtccccagtacTGCGAATTTAACAGATGGAGGAGGGGACAGGACAGCAATTATATGACCTGGTAGGAGAACAGACTGGGTGAGAAACACAGCCCTGAATGGGTATTCAGGATGGATGTTGAGAAAGAAAGCtgtcagccattcagtgtttgcTGTGAGTTCCCATGTGCTTGGGCTTGAAAGATTTCCTTGGTGGATGACATATTTTGGAGGCAGATGGTGTCACTGAGGTGTGAGGAGCAGGGAGGTAATGAGGTCAGCTTGGGTTTGTAGATCCCCTACTCCCCATTTCCCAGGCCTCGCCTCCATCTTGCCAGGACCCTCTCCTGGGTTCTCAGAGACTCTTTGAGGGGCTTCACCTGATTTGTCCTAAGAACACTTCTGGTCCAT encodes:
- the Ilvbl gene encoding 2-hydroxyacyl-CoA lyase 2 isoform X1 gives rise to the protein MRLWAWPGRFCLMETSAAAASAGGFFPSFLLLAFGTLVAAVLGVAHRLGLFYQLMHKVDKTSIRHGGESVAAVLRAHGVRFVFTLVGGHISPLLVACEKLGIRVVDTRHEVTAVFAADAVARLTGTVGVAAVTAGPGLTNTVTAVKNAQVAQSPVLLLGGAASTLLQKRGALQAIDQMSLFRPLCKFCASVRRVRDIVPTLRTAIAAAQSGTPGPVFVELPLDVLYPYFMVEKEMIPTKLPNSLMGRVVVWYLQNCLANLFVGAWEPRPEGPLPLDIPQASPQQVQRCVEILSRAKRPLLVLGSQALLPPTPANKLRAAVETLGVPCFLGGMSRGLLGRNHPLHIRQNRSAALKKADVVVLAGAVCDFRLSYGRVLNRKSSIIIVNRNRDDLLLNSDIFWKPQEAVQGDVGSFMIKLVEGLQGQMWSSDWAEELRKADQQKEQTYRDKALMPVLQHLNPVWVLQQVEETLPDNALLVVDGGDFVATAAYLVQPRGPLRWLDPGAFGTLGVGAGFALGAKLCQPEAEVWCLFGDGAFGYSLIEFDTFVRHKVPVIALVGNDAGWTQISREQVPRLGSDVACSLAYTDYHKAAMGLGAQGLILSRDNKDQVVKVLREGQQLCQDGHAVVVNILIGRTDFRDGSISV
- the Ilvbl gene encoding 2-hydroxyacyl-CoA lyase 2 isoform 2 (isoform 2 is encoded by transcript variant 3), whose amino-acid sequence is METSAAAASAGGFFPSFLLLAFGTLVAAVLGVAHRLGLFYQLMHKVDKTSIRHGGESVAAVLRAHGVRFVFTLVGGHISPLLVACEKLGIRVVDTRHEVTAVFAADAVARLTGTVGVAAVTAGPGLTNTVTAVKNAQVAQSPVLLLGGAASTLLQKRGALQAIDQMSLFRPLCKFCASVRRVRDIVPTLRTAIAAAQSGTPGPVFVELPLDVLYPYFMVEKEMIPTKLPNSLMGRVVVWYLQNCLANLFVGAWEPRPEGPLPLDIPQASPQQVQRCVEILSRAKRPLLVLGSQALLPPTPANKLRAAVETLGVPCFLGGMSRGLLGRNHPLHIRQNRSAALKKADVVVLAGAVCDFRLSYGRVLNRKSSIIIVNRNRDDLLLNSDIFWKPQEAVQGDVGSFMIKLVEGLQGQMWSSDWAEELRKADQQKEQTYRDKALMPVLQHLNPVWVLQQVEETLPDNALLVVDGGDFVATAAYLVQPRGPLRWLDPGAFGTLGVGAGFALGAKLCQPEAEVWCLFGDGAFGYSLIEFDTFVRHKVPVIALVGNDAGWTQISREQVPRLGSDVACSLAYTDYHKAAMGLGAQGLILSRDNKDQVVKVLREGQQLCQDGHAVVVNILIGRTDFRDGSISV
- the Ilvbl gene encoding 2-hydroxyacyl-CoA lyase 2 isoform 3 (isoform 3 is encoded by transcript variant 4), producing METSAAAASAGGFFPSFLLLAFGTLVAAVLGVAHRLGLFYQLMHKVDKTSIRHGGESVAAVLRAHGVRFVFTLVGGHISPLLVACEKLGIRVVDTRHEVTAVFAADAVARLTGTVGVAAVTAGPGLTNTVTAVKNAQVAQSPVLLLGGAASTLLQKRGALQAIDQMSLFRPLCKFCASVRRVRDIVPTLRTAIAAAQSGTPGPVFVELPLDVLYPYFMVEKEMIPTKLPNSLMGRVVVWYLQNCLANLFVGAWEPRPEGPLPLDIPQASPQQVQRCVEILSRAKRPLLVLGSQALLPPTPANKLRAAVETLGVPCFLGGMSRGLLGRNHPLHIRQNRSAALKKADVVVLAGAVCDFRLSYGRVLNRKSSIIIVNRNRDDLLLNSDIFWKPQEAVQAGPASP
- the Ilvbl gene encoding 2-hydroxyacyl-CoA lyase 2 isoform X3, translating into MRLWAWPGRFCLMETSAAAASAGGFFPSFLLLAFGTLVAAVLGVAHRLGLFYQLMHKVDKTSIRHGGESVAAVLRAHGVRFVFTLVGGHISPLLVACEKLGIRVVDTRHEVTAVFAADAVARLTGTVGVAAVTAGPGLTNTVTAVKNAQVAQSPVLLLGGAASTLLQKRGALQAIDQMSLFRPLCKFCASVRRVRDIVPTLRTAIAAAQSGTPGPVFVELPLDVLYPYFMVEKEMIPTKLPNSLMGRVVVWYLQNCLANLFVGAWEPRPEGPLPLDIPQASPQQVQRCVEILSRAKRPLLVLGSQALLPPTPANKLRAAVETLGVPCFLGGMSRGLLGRNHPLHIRQNRSAALKKADVVVLAGAVCDFRLSYGRVLNRKSSIIIVNRNRDDLLLNSDIFWKPQEAVQAGPASP
- the Ilvbl gene encoding 2-hydroxyacyl-CoA lyase 2 isoform 1 (isoform 1 is encoded by transcript variant 1), giving the protein MGSLTDRFCLMETSAAAASAGGFFPSFLLLAFGTLVAAVLGVAHRLGLFYQLMHKVDKTSIRHGGESVAAVLRAHGVRFVFTLVGGHISPLLVACEKLGIRVVDTRHEVTAVFAADAVARLTGTVGVAAVTAGPGLTNTVTAVKNAQVAQSPVLLLGGAASTLLQKRGALQAIDQMSLFRPLCKFCASVRRVRDIVPTLRTAIAAAQSGTPGPVFVELPLDVLYPYFMVEKEMIPTKLPNSLMGRVVVWYLQNCLANLFVGAWEPRPEGPLPLDIPQASPQQVQRCVEILSRAKRPLLVLGSQALLPPTPANKLRAAVETLGVPCFLGGMSRGLLGRNHPLHIRQNRSAALKKADVVVLAGAVCDFRLSYGRVLNRKSSIIIVNRNRDDLLLNSDIFWKPQEAVQGDVGSFMIKLVEGLQGQMWSSDWAEELRKADQQKEQTYRDKALMPVLQHLNPVWVLQQVEETLPDNALLVVDGGDFVATAAYLVQPRGPLRWLDPGAFGTLGVGAGFALGAKLCQPEAEVWCLFGDGAFGYSLIEFDTFVRHKVPVIALVGNDAGWTQISREQVPRLGSDVACSLAYTDYHKAAMGLGAQGLILSRDNKDQVVKVLREGQQLCQDGHAVVVNILIGRTDFRDGSISV